GACCTTCAATCCCCAAACACTATCTTTCGTCTATCATTCTAACACCGTCAGACCCTCACACTTTCATTCATAAACAAATACTTTGGCTTTCTCCCCCTACTAACTTGACGGTCAATGTCTTTTTGGCTAGTACCTTTTGGTATCAAGAGATTTTCGATCATCTTTATTTACGTGTTCTATAAATTGTTGGTAGTCCACCTCAACTTTCCCTTGATTGTAGTTCGAGTACTTACGTTCACCCAAAAGCCTACCTATTTTTTTCTAAGAAATATGAGAGAAGAGAATAGGTGGGTATGATTGCATGCACATGCAAGTGACAAGAGACAAGACAATTTTTGTGGGGCAGATTAAGGAGGACACTTATAATATTGCAAAAACAATTGTAAAGATCATTTTCAATATGTTAAGTTGAACCCAAGACTTTATATAATTGAATGATATAATTTTGTCCCATTACAAATATTGTTAGGTTGCTCAAATTatgcccacaaaaaaaaatttccttctttaaaatttaaattaattgccATCTCATAAGTGGCAAACACCCTTTTTTGGGTGATTTCAGgataatatatggttttattttatttgaaaacATACAATAGGGTCCTGTAAAATTAAATCTTGTGGCATAAACACTCTTTTTGCAAGTTAATTTACTTCTTGCAGTGGTGGTTCGTCTAGAGAAGTAAAGTGGTCGTTCCCCTACTTTTAAAAAGCTAATAACACAAGTACATAACCCTTCAATTTATCTAGAGAAAAAATCTTATTTATATGAATAGTATACTGATTGTAGCTAAATATTCAAATTGGCAAATGCACTAATCAAATACCTAATAAAATTGTatttaaaaattgataaaaccCTTATTATATTACTTTTAAATCAATACTTGAAGATTGATGGAATAGtaaaagtttttctttttattgccTTGGCTCAATATGGTTGGAATTATCCAAAAAGGAGACAGATACCAAAGAAGCTACTAGaactatatttttaatttttgtatttatgtgtggggttattatttattaatggtGGTTTTGTCTTTctatagcattttttttttgttaaatcaagaaaaagaaaggtatTGGGCACTAAACAATGTACTCAACACCACCATTGTATGTCAAAATGACAGCAAGCCAACAacaacttttctttcttcttcttttttttttttttcatattctgAAAAGTAGCACTAAATATAAATAGTTTGTGGTGGGTGATGATGGCCAATTAAGATATAAGGGAAAAGGATGGAATAATAGCGGTTAGGTTTtgacatttctttctttttggtctCTGGTTGTTGAATTTAACTATTCAAGAACTAAATAATGGAGGGTGAGGACAGAAAGTTATACTATTTATgtgataaataataatatatgctcacataaaaataaataaattatatataaaaaaagagcTAAAAAGGATCCTATGAAAGATGCAAAGTAATATAAGTAGTGAGAGAGAGGATATTTCGGGTCTAGACTCTAGAGAAGAGCCCAAGAGGCAAAAAAAGGCCTTCTTTGTGGTAAGTCAACTTGATtatggaagttttttttttttaaaataccgttgaaaaaatatgttttttcattgaaatcgaactttAGACACATAAAAATAAAGTCATCTTAAAAAAATCAGTTGAAAATCCATTGTTCTCttcagaaaaaagaaagaaagaaggtgatataattattttaatattaacctACTGCAACATCATTTCTTGGCTCCGCCCCTATTCATGTAGTCTTGCTCCTACTCAATTCCATTATCTTACACTCCATAATCACTTTTTGTCTCTAGTTGGACGAATTCCTTTGTTTTCATGTAAATCTTTGGTGACCTCTGGCCGCGTGAAAGTAGAGATTGAGGGCCCGTTTGAGACAAATTTACCGAACGTGTTGGTATTGAGCTCACCACGTTAAGAGTTAAGTTGTTTGGCAATCAGTTTCGGTGGGGTCACGCCCCACCAAATCTCGACCCAAGTATAAGCTTTGAAGAGCTACTTTCACAATGAAAGTAGTTTGACAAAACTCTATTCCAGAAAAGAACATGTGGGGTTTAGCACCATTTCTTTTTACCTGACAACACCTCACCTCGGTTGGTCAAATACAAAGCATTCCTAAATGGACCCAGAGTATGTGAACTCGCCTAATATATCCGATGCGACATTAgtaatttttgttttccctACGGCAAAGAGTCCAAAACTAATTGCATGTCCTTAAAATGATTGGaacatttgaacatttggtGATCAAATTAAAACAAGTCAAATCTTTCGGTATCCCACATTCTATTAGATGAAGACTATTTACATCCCTTATTTAACCCCTTATTTAACTAATCACACCACACTCTAAATAAATCCCaacaaaacataacatttatgagtatACCCTAATTTGTGTTTTTTCACAAAAATACCATCTACACCCCTTAAACCCTAATTCACAATCCCTTTCCTACACCTGCATACTTCTTCTCCTTTATACTCTTGCATACTTCTTCTCCAAATTTCCCTTCGAATCTAAGCTCAATCAAAAAGCACCCCATTCAATCTGAACACCACCATCACTACTCGAAAACATATCAAAAATGAGAGAGTGCATTTCAATTCACATCGGTCAAGCCAGAATCCAAGTCGGCAACGCTTGTTGGGAGCTTTACTGCCTTGAACATGGAATCCAGGTGAGTACCTGTTGCTGCACAGAAACTCCCTATTCACCCCTTTCTATGtggaagggaagaaggagaaagaagagaagatgtGGTAGGATCATTGATTGAACTGGGATTCTTGAAGGATGAGTGGAGATGGGATCATTGTCTTTATGTAAGGGAAGAAGATGAGGGAGagaaggagaaaagaaagaatttggGGCATAATGGTAGGGTCAGTTGGGGTGTTATTAGATTGAGGTTTTTTTGAgttttggggtgtacttagttaacTCTGGGGTGCAACTAGTCTCCATCTTCTATTAAGTACTAAGAAGGTTAAGAagccaaaaaaattttaaggaaaaaaacagaTAGAAAGTAACATAAACGAAACCCAAAACATCTTGCCTTCTATTTATTGGGCCGAGCCTTCTAAATTCTCAAATGATTCATGACTTCTTTGGGATTTGGGCCTGCATCTCTCGGGAAGACTTAAGTGGGCACTGGGTCTTGGGCAGTACTTTGTTGGGTAGGAGTTCTCGTTCATTGATCCATGACTTCTTTGGGCCTGTGTTTGTATGGAAGATTTACGTGGGCTTCGCCTGGATATGGATCTAAGAGaaaccaaatccaaatccaatgaAAGATTTGCGATTTGCGATTTGCGATTTGCGAAgaactataaataaaaaaatatacaaacagCGAGCTTTTGCCACGTATGACCGTCCCCGACCCCTCTCTCTCCCCACAATTTCTCCCGAGTCTCCTCGAACGAATATTTACTACTTCGTTGCTAAGAAATTGCTAAGAAAAGCAGATCTAGGGTTTTCAGATTCCATTTCACACTAATGGCTCTCGAGTGGGTTGTTCTAGGTTACGCCGCGGCCGCAGAGGCCATCATGGTCCTCCTCCTCACGATCCCTGGCCTCGACGGCCTCCGGAGGGGCCTCACAGCTGTTACTCGTAACCTCCTCAAGCCGTTCCTTTCGGTGGTGCCGTTCTGTTTGTTTCTTCTCATGGACATCTATTGGAAGTACGAGACGCGGCCGAGCTGCGAGGGTGACTCCTGCACTCCTTCAGAGCATCTCCGCCACCAGAAGTCAATCATGAAAAGCCAGCGTAACGCGTTACTGATCGCCTCCGCTTTGATTTTCTACTGGCTCTTGTATTCAATTACTAATCTGGTGGTCAGGATCGAGCAGCTAAATCAGCGCGTGGAGAGGCTTAAAAATCGGGACTAGATCGGGTTCTTGTCTCAGATAAGTGCGTTTTGTTTGTTAAGAtcttatatgttgatgatcaATACTGATCGCGTCGATTATTGGGAATGTGTGTTTTATGATTGTGTAGTTAACTGAGATGTTTAATTTCGATGTCGAACAAGAGTGTACTTAGCTTCATCACGCGAGCGTATTATTTCTGATAATTATGTTTTTGATATGGGGGAGATGAATCTTAGTGGGAAGATTTGTCTCTTTTTGGACGTTTGGCGTTGGGAAGCTTTGTTTTGCATTCCATACCGTGTTTCTAGATTAATGCATCTGTCTATTTTTCTCGTTTGATATATTTGTTAGTTGTGGAAGGAAATCAATTGCAATGTGTCATTACTATAAGGCAGGGGgacttcttccttctttttctatATCTGGGGATGAGTCCTTGTGTTTCTATTTGATATTGAAACCTGCATAAGTATAATTGATTGCAAAGCTTCCCATTCTCTGGATTAGGCCCTAGTTTTATGTCACTTATAGAGGAGAAGAATATGGCACTATGTAATTTTTTGACTTTATGTGGGAAATTTGAATTAACTTTCTATTGTCTCCAGGTTGCAGTATAGCAATAAAGATTTATGAATGTTATCCCAAAAGAGATTGTATTCGAATCCATAAACTACAATATGGAAGTAATGTGTTGCTGAATGCTGACACATTGCTCTCAATTTATATTCCGTATGCTTCATTTGTTGTCAATTAGTGACTAGTGTATATTCCAGTTAGGAAGTCGGAACGTGTAACAATAAGTGGTGGTGATTCCTTTGGGTTAGTTATATGCTTATAATGAGTAACTTAATATTTAACTACAGAAGCCATATATTTCTTTCTATTTGAAGGTCAGCCAATTCAACTATCTGCCCTTATTTAATGGCCTAAAATGAATCAATATCCTTTACAATATATTAGAATGTAAAAGGAAAACAGTCCTTCACAAATTATATTGAAAATCTTAGGTAGCCTCACATGCCCACAAGCTGGATGATCCCCCCTTCAATTCTTACCAGTATGGAATGAGTAAAGAATCAAGTACTGCGTCTCGATCTATACAAAACTCTTTTGGCATCCCCTCTGATCTCTTGTTTAATGATCATTATACATAATAATTTTAGACACTTGAGACATCTTAAATGTATTTTAGTGGTATCTCAATAATTTTGcttctttatatttttcaaattcattatGTTTTAAGTTGTTATAAATAGGCTGCTTTCTTTGGCGtattatgttatattcttgtCATGTTCAAGGTTGTCATTATTATCATGTTAAGGGAAAACATAGATAATCATTTATCCCTTTCTGAAAATCCCTTCAATCATTTCACTCAAGGAAAATGATATGAGAGAAAATGATGGGCACTTCATCTCAATACTCTTGTTTTTTGATGTTCTCATACAGCTTTATTTAAATTTACATTACTTGAGCCATTTACTGAGTTTGTGTGGACGGACCACCATGGTTCAGATGAGTTACGGTGAGTGTAGTAACTTACATTCATTTTCTGTGACAAACATGAAATATCTATAAGCACAATTCTCAATGTAATTTGTTACCATGTCAGTCACTCATATCACATATGCATCTAttgatttgtttaattttcCTTGAGAGATGCCAGTTTTTTTAGGCCAAGGTTAACTTGGATGTGGACTTCCTTTTGTCTGTtctcttaattttatatttaaggaAAATATTTTCTTTAGTTGATGTtcaggcttttttttttgggagtgAACatcaatttttgaaactttCCCAGTTTCATCCTAAGCTGAGCCTACCTTATCCAAGCCTCACGTTACCCCCAATATTGGTTTGAAGATTGCTGGTTTCTGTTCGTGTCTTTGGTACAGTTGGTCGAGACTTGAGATTAACATGGCTAGATCTTGAAGTTTCACATTCTCTTGATACACTTGATTAAAACTTCCACACTCTGGAAGTTACTGAAACTCTTACAGCATTGAGTGGCTTTTCTTGAGTAATGTTTTTGGATTCTGGTCTTAGTGTTAAAGAAAACCAAGCACGCCCGATCAACTTACCATATGGGGGTTCTGTTAACCAAAATGTTGATTTTCTGCTGGGGCTTCTGAAGCCCAGGAAATTATTCCTCTAAGGCCACCCATTGATGTCAAAACTGGTTTGCGTAGCAAACAACAGGCTCCTGGTATATCTGGCATTCCTCTGTCATCCACTCATCCTCTATGCCTATCCCTCCTACATTCAATGTTGAGGCCATCTTTGCTTTGACTGCTCAACTCAAGACTTTTCAAACCTCAATTAATGCACTTCATACTCTAGTCACTACAAAGTTCCAAGATTTGCAGTCTGCTAGGTTGGAGTTTGCCACTGCCGTGGATTATATTGCTGCACAGGTAGACCGAGGCATTAGTCTACAAAAGATACAACATGAAGATCCTCGAGGAAGACTTACTGTAATTAGGAGCACATAGGAGGATGGTGATGAGATTCTCAAGGCCATTACCAAGAAGGCTAAGATTTAATGATAGCTTGACAATTGGGGATCAAAAAGGGGGGAGTGGCTTTGATGTGATGTTATATTGTCTGAAGCTTTATCTGGTGTTGAAGTGGTGTtggtttcttttgtctttttgttggtttttatttttgaacTATTGCTTGAACTGAGGGgaaatttgttttaattatgGTTTTGGTTCTCTCTAGAGGTACACCCCTCTAGTTCTTCTAACAAGTTCTGACATTTTATTTTGAACTGAACTGTTGGTCTTTAAACTATGGTATGATCTGTCTAGGTATGTATGTTGATCTGTGTGTTCTCTGCAGGGTTCTTTCTTGACCACAAAGTTTGTGGTTTGACTGCTTATTTAATCAGGTTGTGTGAGAGGTTGAACATTATGTCTGCCGGATAGTGTCTGATGACATCAGATTGATCTTTTGGTTTTGACCTTGCAATTGTCAAGGGGAAGATTGTAGAATTCTTAATTCTAATTGTGAATGACAATTGCTTGGTTACtatctttatctttttctttttctatctgCAGTGAAGTAACCTTGAAGTAGGTTACTCTAAATGGACCAGATCTTATCTTAATGAATCTTTTGCCTTATAACCTTGACGCTTTGGCCGATCCTAAATGGAGTGCTGCGATGAAGGAGTTAAATTCATTAAATAGGAAAGCTACATGCCGAATAGTTGACTTGCTAGCAATAAGAAGCCAGTAGGATGCCGATAGATTTTTACAGTGCAGTATCGAGTAGATGGATCAATTGATCGATATAAAGTAAAGTTGGTGACGAAGGGATATTCACAGACGTATTGGATTGATTATACATAGATGTTTGCATCGGTTGTGAAAATTAATATTGTTAGTGTTTTATTATCTTTGGCGGCAAATTTTGACTGGCCTTTACATCAGTTCGATGTGAAGAATGCATTCCTGCATGGAGGGTTGATAGAGAAATTCTGTATGGACTTTTTTGCTCCTGGATATAGTGTACAGAATTCAAAAGGCAAGAAAGTTTGTAGATTATAGAAGTGCGTACGGTATCAAGCAGTCACATTAAGCGTGATTTGGAAGATTTACACAAGCTATGAAATAACAggaaataaaattacagcacTCATAGTTTATGTCGACGATATGGTGGTCATAGGAGAAGATGACGAGGAACGATTGGCACTTCAGAAATATTTGTTTGTagaatttgagatgaaagatctcGGTGCATTGAAGTACTTTCTAGGCATTAAAGTATCccaaaataaatcataaatatttCCTTCTTAAAGAAGTATACCTTGGATCTATTACGTGAAATTGGTATATCTGCTTGCCAGCCAGTCAATATGCCattggagggggggggggg
The window above is part of the Tripterygium wilfordii isolate XIE 37 chromosome 3, ASM1340144v1, whole genome shotgun sequence genome. Proteins encoded here:
- the LOC119985508 gene encoding uncharacterized protein LOC119985508; this encodes MALEWVVLGYAAAAEAIMVLLLTIPGLDGLRRGLTAVTRNLLKPFLSVVPFCLFLLMDIYWKYETRPSCEGDSCTPSEHLRHQKSIMKSQRNALLIASALIFYWLLYSITNLVVRIEQLNQRVERLKNRD